One genomic segment of Bacteroides caccae includes these proteins:
- a CDS encoding LOG family protein: MNQINSVCVYSASSTKIDPVYFTAAETLGRLLADHHIRLINGAGSIGLMRSVADAVLANGGEVTGVIPHFMVEQNWHHTGLTELVEVESMHERKQKMADLSDAVIALPGGCGTLEELLEIITWKQLGLYLNPIVILNVNGFFDPLLEMLEKAIDENFMRRQHGDIWKVAQTPEEAVELLYSTPVWDISIRKFAAI, encoded by the coding sequence ATGAACCAGATAAATTCCGTATGTGTATATAGCGCTTCCAGCACTAAAATAGATCCTGTTTACTTTACTGCAGCCGAGACTCTCGGGCGACTGCTTGCCGATCATCATATCCGTTTGATTAATGGTGCCGGCAGTATTGGCCTGATGCGTTCTGTGGCCGATGCGGTGTTGGCGAATGGTGGTGAGGTGACTGGTGTTATTCCTCATTTTATGGTAGAGCAGAACTGGCACCATACAGGCTTGACGGAGCTGGTTGAAGTGGAATCCATGCACGAACGCAAACAGAAAATGGCAGATTTGAGTGATGCGGTGATAGCTTTGCCGGGTGGCTGCGGAACGTTGGAAGAATTGCTTGAAATTATCACCTGGAAACAACTGGGACTCTATCTCAATCCGATTGTGATTCTGAATGTAAACGGGTTCTTTGATCCGTTACTCGAAATGCTTGAAAAAGCAATCGACGAAAACTTTATGCGCCGCCAGCACGGTGATATATGGAAAGTGGCGCAAACGCCGGAGGAAGCTGTGGAACTGCTTTATTCAACGCCTGTATGGGATATCTCCATTCGTAAATTTGCAGCTATATGA
- the rnpA gene encoding ribonuclease P protein component codes for MGIYTLCKAERLNSKILIGKMFEGGVSKSFSIFPIRVVYMPVEQGEAPASILISVSKRRFKRAVKRNRVKRQIREAYRKNKYLLVDELQRREKRLAIAFIYLSDELTATAELEEKMKIALSRISEKLSL; via the coding sequence GTGGGTATATATACTTTGTGCAAAGCCGAAAGGCTGAATAGTAAAATTCTGATCGGAAAGATGTTTGAAGGCGGTGTTTCGAAGTCGTTTTCCATCTTTCCGATACGCGTTGTATATATGCCTGTCGAACAAGGCGAGGCGCCGGCTTCCATATTGATCAGTGTATCGAAACGCCGCTTCAAGAGGGCGGTGAAGCGCAACCGGGTGAAACGGCAGATACGCGAAGCCTACCGGAAGAATAAATATCTGTTGGTAGACGAGTTGCAACGCCGGGAAAAGCGTTTGGCTATTGCCTTTATCTATCTGTCGGACGAGCTTACTGCTACTGCCGAGCTGGAAGAAAAAATGAAAATAGCGCTTTCGCGTATCTCCGAAAAACTATCCTTATGA
- the yidD gene encoding membrane protein insertion efficiency factor YidD, translating into MSVKGFLRRVFSFLLLLPIYFYRICISPLTPPSCRFTPTCSAYAVEAIKKHGPIKGFYLAVRRILRCHPWGGSGYDPVP; encoded by the coding sequence ATGTCCGTCAAAGGATTTTTGAGGAGGGTGTTCTCATTCCTGCTCCTGCTTCCTATCTATTTTTATCGGATTTGCATATCCCCACTTACTCCTCCCTCCTGCCGGTTCACGCCGACTTGCTCGGCATACGCGGTCGAAGCGATAAAGAAACATGGTCCTATTAAGGGTTTTTATCTGGCTGTGAGGCGTATCTTGCGGTGTCACCCTTGGGGTGGTTCCGGCTATGATCCTGTACCTTAA
- a CDS encoding uroporphyrinogen-III synthase has protein sequence MKIKKVLVSQPKPASEKSPYYDIAEKYGVKIDFRPFIKVESLSAKEFRQQKISILDHTAVIFTSRHAIDHFFNLCTELRVAIPETMKYFCVTEAVALYIQKYVQYRKRKIFFGATGKIEDLVPSIVKHKTEKYLVPMSDVHNDDVKTLLDKNGIQHTEAVMYRTVSNDFTPDEEFDYDMLVFFSPAGVTSLKKNFPDFDQKEIKIGTFGSTTAQAVRDAGLRLDLEAPTVQAPSMTAALDMFIKENNK, from the coding sequence TTGAAAATTAAAAAAGTACTAGTGTCGCAGCCTAAGCCTGCGTCAGAGAAATCTCCCTATTACGACATTGCAGAGAAGTATGGCGTAAAAATAGATTTCCGGCCGTTTATCAAGGTTGAAAGTCTTTCGGCGAAAGAATTTCGGCAACAGAAAATTTCGATTCTCGACCACACTGCCGTTATATTCACTTCTCGTCATGCTATCGACCATTTCTTTAATTTGTGTACTGAATTGCGTGTTGCAATTCCGGAAACTATGAAGTATTTCTGTGTGACGGAAGCAGTTGCATTGTATATTCAAAAATATGTGCAGTACCGTAAGCGTAAAATTTTCTTTGGTGCAACGGGAAAGATTGAGGACCTCGTGCCTTCTATCGTAAAGCATAAAACAGAGAAATACCTTGTCCCAATGTCGGACGTACATAATGACGACGTAAAAACACTGCTTGACAAGAACGGCATACAGCATACCGAAGCTGTGATGTATCGCACGGTAAGCAATGACTTTACACCCGACGAAGAATTCGATTATGACATGTTGGTGTTCTTCAGCCCTGCCGGAGTAACTTCTTTGAAGAAGAACTTCCCTGATTTTGACCAGAAAGAAATCAAGATCGGTACGTTCGGTTCTACTACCGCACAGGCTGTACGCGATGCAGGACTCCGTCTGGATCTCGAAGCCCCTACGGTGCAAGCTCCGTCTATGACTGCCGCACTTGACATGTTTATCAAGGAAAACAATAAATAA
- a CDS encoding DUF4271 domain-containing protein, with the protein MTIDTLSFQRTTDTLSLFQQGQLGGSSQSTIKADSDSLQLAQIHSAQEVISGFEGTPIPYSPRTDDAIALTLLACFFLSSIALARGKKFLSQQVKDFVLHRERTSIFDSSTAADMRYLLVLVVQTCVLSGITFFNYFHDTSPALMNSVSPLLLLGIYVGSCLAYFLLKWLLYMFIGWTFFDKNRTNIWLESYSTLIYYAGFALFPFVLFLVYFDLSLTNLLIIGTIILIFAKILMFYKWIKLFFHQFGALFLLILYFCALEILPCLLLYQGMIQINNILLIKF; encoded by the coding sequence ATGACGATTGACACTCTCAGCTTCCAGCGCACTACGGATACTCTGTCGCTTTTCCAACAAGGGCAGCTCGGTGGTTCATCGCAATCGACAATAAAGGCGGATAGTGATAGCTTGCAATTGGCACAGATCCATTCTGCGCAGGAAGTCATTTCCGGTTTCGAGGGAACTCCTATCCCCTATTCTCCCCGTACAGATGATGCCATAGCGCTAACCTTGCTGGCTTGTTTCTTCCTTTCTTCCATAGCTTTGGCACGCGGAAAGAAATTTCTTTCCCAGCAAGTAAAAGACTTTGTGCTGCATCGTGAACGGACAAGTATTTTTGATAGTTCTACAGCGGCTGACATGCGTTATCTTCTTGTGCTTGTAGTGCAGACGTGCGTATTGTCGGGGATTACTTTCTTCAACTATTTTCATGATACATCCCCTGCTTTGATGAACTCCGTATCCCCTCTTCTGCTTTTGGGGATTTATGTGGGCTCCTGTCTTGCTTACTTCTTACTGAAATGGTTGCTTTATATGTTTATAGGTTGGACATTCTTTGATAAAAACAGGACAAATATATGGCTGGAATCTTATTCTACGCTCATATATTATGCAGGATTTGCCCTTTTCCCGTTCGTACTCTTTTTAGTTTATTTCGACCTGAGTCTCACCAATTTGCTCATAATTGGAACCATAATTCTAATTTTTGCTAAAATATTGATGTTTTATAAGTGGATAAAGCTTTTTTTTCATCAATTTGGCGCACTTTTCCTATTAATTTTGTACTTTTGCGCTCTTGAAATACTACCTTGTCTGCTACTCTATCAAGGTATGATTCAAATTAACAATATATTGCTAATAAAATTTTAG